The following proteins come from a genomic window of Candidatus Francisella endociliophora:
- a CDS encoding acetyl-CoA carboxylase carboxyltransferase subunit alpha: MNYLDFESKIKEIEDKITSLSHVFEDEKTEKEIQKLNKKRLELMESTYSKLTDWQVVQLSRHPNRPYFKDLLPLIFTDFQELHGDRTFGDDLAVIGGMAKINNKPVMVIGQEKGRDTKSKIKHNFGMMHPEGYRKALRLMKLAEKFDMPIVTFIDTPGAYPGIKAEERGQSEAIARNLFEMSALKVPVVCTVIGEGCSGGALGIGVGDKLLMLQYSYFATISPEGCASILHKTAEKASEVTQMMNITSGRLKELEIVDDVIAEPLGGAHRDYDSTATNIRKALAAEIKELLAMSVEERNSKRYDKIMSFGKFKEA, encoded by the coding sequence ATGAACTACTTGGACTTTGAGTCAAAGATAAAAGAAATAGAAGATAAAATTACGTCTCTATCACATGTTTTTGAAGATGAAAAAACAGAAAAAGAAATTCAAAAATTAAATAAAAAAAGACTTGAGTTAATGGAGTCTACGTATTCAAAACTTACAGATTGGCAAGTGGTACAATTATCTCGTCATCCTAACAGACCATATTTTAAAGATTTATTACCATTGATATTTACAGATTTCCAAGAGCTACATGGGGATAGGACTTTTGGCGATGATCTAGCTGTAATCGGTGGCATGGCAAAGATAAATAACAAGCCAGTAATGGTTATTGGTCAAGAGAAAGGTCGTGATACTAAAAGTAAAATCAAACATAACTTTGGTATGATGCACCCAGAAGGTTATCGTAAGGCACTAAGACTTATGAAGCTTGCTGAGAAGTTTGATATGCCTATTGTTACTTTTATTGATACTCCTGGTGCTTACCCAGGTATCAAAGCAGAAGAGCGTGGTCAAAGTGAAGCAATAGCTAGAAACTTATTTGAAATGAGTGCGTTGAAAGTGCCTGTAGTTTGTACTGTAATTGGTGAAGGCTGCTCTGGTGGTGCATTAGGTATTGGTGTTGGAGATAAGCTATTGATGCTTCAGTATAGCTATTTTGCAACAATATCTCCTGAAGGTTGTGCTTCAATCTTACATAAGACAGCAGAAAAAGCCTCTGAAGTAACACAAATGATGAATATAACATCTGGTCGTTTAAAAGAGCTTGAAATTGTTGATGATGTAATTGCTGAGCCGTTAGGTGGAGCTCATAGAGACTACGACTCAACAGCTACAAATATTAGAAAAGCTTTAGCAGCAGAAATAAAAGAGTTATTAGCAATGTCTGTAGAAGAAAGAAACTCAAAAAGATACGATAAAATAATGTCTTTCGGTAAATTTAAGGAAGCATAA